In Labrus mixtus chromosome 11, fLabMix1.1, whole genome shotgun sequence, a single window of DNA contains:
- the pianp gene encoding PILR alpha-associated neural protein isoform X3 encodes MERCSISPVARLTALRCLISLLLIALVTQPSTCNRDDSEGEEDQVDTLSVQLSVTAQVTPTPLWAVVWGPTQPLEDETYHFLSSQEPDPLHPHGSQQEDSSAISVNWPFPSSSMQPGEEAPLESRDQEGADDGEMEVEPEEVDPQFYVTVTISSLLILTAVIITAKLWIPVVNL; translated from the exons ATGGAGAGATG CTCCATCTCTCCTGTCGCACGACTGACTGCCCTCCGCTGcctcatctccctcctccttatTGCTCTGGTGACACAGCCCTCCACCTGTAACCGTGACGACAGCGAGGGCGAGGAGGATCAGGTGGACACCCTGTCggtccagctgtctgtcacagcCCAGGTCACGCCCACTCCTCTGTGGGCGGTTGTCTGGGGTCCCACGCAACCTCTGGAGGATGAGACCTACCACTTTCTCTCCAGCCAGGAACCTGACCCCCTGCACCCGCACGGGAGCCAGCAGGAGGACAGCTCCGCCATATCTGTGAATTGGCCTTTTCCCAGTTCAAGCATGCAGCCAGGAGAGGAGGCACCGCTCGAGTCTAGAGACCAGGAGGGAGCGGATGATGGAGAAATGGAGGTGGAGCCTGAGGAAG TGGACCCTCAGTTTTATGTCACTGTGACCATCTCCTCCCTGCTCATCCTGACAGCAGTCATCATAACAGCAAAACTCTG
- the si:ch211-154o6.3 gene encoding uncharacterized protein si:ch211-154o6.3, whose protein sequence is MGEVRKLQKKLRQIENLEIKISLTSEERFKISRKAELRSRLAELQLQLSGPQQTLGIVGDGKEEKMKRQVEDAPEALPSQTPPASKILKGEEESRPRETPAPAARPRKTGGGAETGRRQERTEPAEVSAHSPDVSGGSPGSDNQRLVQQEEAEFSSLQSSWEKAKFRLRLLEGHNDIVTCVVAVDNLVVSGSRDTTVKVWHVPTATEHKNLGGHTGGVTCLSAPPPEYCRRLARSLSLSDKERFILSGSADCYVKIWALSIGQCVKSIYTFNAVTALCFVPEEDGYIITGSDGGKVQAWSWHTFENCQSINAHQEAVTSIQSQGPLVFSGSAEGGVSVWENRCSDRDPLRLLHHWSSEVTGCGGGPGGRVTLSPRGDRVLLAHGRAWLKNLHWRSGTMSRLTNHSSITGVTDCVHQTGGLLIGSCYDVANGESSLNIFSLPQCRYLASLTWPHATRVLCFAAWTTGSGDHRWVTGGRDLIVWEQLPSSGKQRGDVTARRDSRLESCSLESEGDTEDDEETDEYEERDGDEGRDSGCDVTEDGGSASWLRCVLQ, encoded by the exons ATCTCCAGGAAGGCGGAGCTGCGTTCCAGATTGGCTGAGCTTCAGCTGCAGCTTTCTGGCCCGCAGCAAACTCTGGGGATTGTGGGAGACggaaaagaggagaagatgaaAAGACAAGT GGAGGATGCCCCCGAGGCCCTTCCATCACAAACGCCTCCAGCCTCCAAGATCCTTAAGGGAGAAGAGGAGTCCAGACCTCGAGAAACGCCAGCGCCGGCTGCCAGGCCGAGAAAGACAGGAGGGGGAGCAGAGACAGGTAGACGGCAGGAGAGGACAGAGCCTGCCGAGGTGTCAGCTCACAGCCCAGACGTGTCAGGAGGCAGTCCGGGCTCTGACAACCAGAGGCTAGTGCAACAGGAAG AAGCAGAATTTTCATCCCTGCAGTCGTCTTGGGAGAAGGCGAAGTTCCGCTTGAGGCTGTTGGAGGGCCACAATGACATAGTCACCTGCGTGGTTGCTGTTGACAACCTAGTTGTTTCTGGAAG CCGAGATACGACAGTGAAGGTGTGGCACGTTCCCACAGCAACGGAGCACAAGAACCTGGGGGGTCACACTGGTGGggtcacctgtctgtctgctcctcctcctgagtACTGCAGGAGGCTGG CCCGGTCCCTGTCTCTGTCCGACAAGGAGAGATTTATTTTGAGCGGCTCAGCAGACTGCTATGTGAAGATCTGGGCCCTGAGCATTG GGCAGTGTGTGAAGTCGATATACACATTCAACGCTGTGACTGCGCTCTGTTTTGTGCCAGAGGAAGACGGCTACATCATCACTGGGTCag aCGGGGGGAAAGTTCAAGCCTGGAGCTGGCACACTTTCGAGAACTGCCAGTCAATCAACGCTCACCAGGAAGCAGTCACCTCAATCCAG TCTCAGGGTCCGCTGGTGTTCAGCGGCTCCGCTGAGGGAGGGGTGTCTGTGTGGGAGAACCGCTGTTCGGATCGAGACCCCCTGAGGCTGCTGCACCACTGGAGCAGTGAGGTGACAGGCTGCGGAGGGGGGCCAGGGGGGCGCGTGACCCTCAGCCCGCGGGGCGACCGAGTGCTCCTGGCTCATGGTCGAGCCTGGCTCAAGAACCTGCACTGGAGGAGCG GAACCATGTCCAgactgaccaatcacagcagcaTCACCGGGGTAACAGATTGTGTTCACCAGACAGGAGGCCTCCTAATTGGTTCCTGCTATGATGTGGCAAATGGAGAGAGCTCGCTGAACA TCTTCTCTCTGCCTCAGTGTCGGTACCTGGCTTCTCTGACCTGGCCCCATGCTACCAGAGTCCTATGCTTTGCGGCGTGGACCACAGGTAGCGGAGACCACCGGTGGGTAACTGGAGGTCGAGACCTCATCGTATGGGAGCAGCTCCCAAGCTCTGGAAAGCAGAG GGGTGATGTCACAGCCAGGAGAGACAGTCGATTGGAGTCCTGCTCGCTGGAGTCCGAGGGGGACACAGAGGATGACGAGGAGACTgatg AATACGAAGAAAGAGACGGCGATGAAGGAAGAGACAGTgggtgtgatgtcacagaggacGGAGGGTCTGCCTCATGGCTACGCTGTGTTCTTCAGTGA